Below is a genomic region from Fusarium oxysporum Fo47 chromosome VIII, complete sequence.
GAAGGCAACGATAAGCTGATCAGTTCGTTCCCCGACATTATTCGGCTGATCAACGACCATCTTCTATCCGTGTATCACAGCCAAGCCAAGGGTCGGAACAAGAACGGCGAACTCCTCGTTGATCCAAGCTCATTCCGCCGCGGCAAAGTTCTCATCACCTGCGAGACCGGCAACGACAGATCAGCCGCCATCGCCGCAGCCTACATCATGGCAGTCTTTGGAAAGGACATGATCACTGCAGTTCAATTCATCAGCATCCAACGATTTTGCTGCGCTTTCGACGAGGACATCAAGCGAAAGCTGCAGTGCTGGGAGGACATTTTACGGGCGCGCTCGCAAGTCGCTATGGAGCAAGCTGTACTCCCCAATGCCACACATACGAAGCGACACATTGACGATTTGATGGACACGAGTGAGGATCCTAACGACAAGGGGGAGTTTGCGCTGGATCATGATCGGTTCAATGGACGAGGATCGTTTGCGCCTTTCGTGGATATGTAGAGATCACGGGTTGATTGACTCGAGATAGAGTAAAGAGGCATGGCGTTTTGGACTGGTTTAGATACCCTGTATAATTATTGGCAATGACAGCTTTTTATAGCTGATGCATCTTACGGCAATGGGATTGTTTGTTTTGTATTCGCTGTTTCTCAGGTctcaaagatgtcgagggGTCTTCGGCTGTATTGCTTATAGAGCTAGACTTTAATCTCATACTATTGTCTCGAACTGTGCCTTATTCCGCTTCAAATAGGTTGCTAAAGGATGAAAGAAGATCGAACCAAGGAGTTCCGGGTCTAGTCTTTGCAGCATTACTTGTGACAAACAGAACATACAGGATGTCGAGGCC
It encodes:
- a CDS encoding protein-tyrosine phosphatase-like protein; protein product: MESSSGPHPSFANNVVPSAPYVRRAPSPPFIHIPPTGHCGVSAAPILLPSYEQVDSSQLTAHDVKIITQNMQQMATDRAADWSYEQRRDAQKLVDFLYLGPNSIAKDIKWLQEEGITMIAVARDARMAGVKLMSVEKAAKTLNIEVQYVDLEGNDKLISSFPDIIRLINDHLLSVYHSQAKGRNKNGELLVDPSSFRRGKVLITCETGNDRSAAIAAAYIMAVFGKDMITAVQFISIQRFCCAFDEDIKRKLQCWEDILRARSQVAMEQAVLPNATHTKRHIDDLMDTSEDPNDKGEFALDHDRFNGRGSFAPFVDM